A stretch of Nonomuraea africana DNA encodes these proteins:
- a CDS encoding NAD-dependent epimerase/dehydratase family protein, with protein sequence MVPTSKRPRQPVVAVTGASSGIGRELVVKLATNADFRRVVAIDEQRGDVQDVTWRVIDVRDPLLANRISDIDVLVHLAGDYALDSDPAERRAYNLRAAQTVLTASAAARVRRVVLVTSAMVYGAAPDNDVPLAEDSAVAAEPDTGVVGDYLEIEALVRRASRSHPGLEVTVVRPAAIVGPGIDTVITRHFESPRLLTVKGCSPRWQFCHVDDLLSALELAARGVVTGVVAVGSEGWLEQEQVEELSGIRGFELPAGLTFGTAQRLHRLGITPAPATDLHYVVYPWVVDCANLREAGWKPAWSNEAALEQLLELRENRTTVVGRRLPVKEATLTAAGATVAVIGTAAIVRQVRKKRRL encoded by the coding sequence CTGGTGCCTACCTCGAAACGCCCGCGCCAACCAGTCGTCGCCGTCACCGGCGCGTCCTCAGGCATCGGCCGCGAGCTCGTCGTGAAGCTCGCCACCAACGCGGATTTCCGCAGGGTGGTGGCCATCGACGAGCAGCGCGGTGACGTCCAGGACGTCACCTGGCGAGTGATCGACGTGCGAGATCCGCTCTTGGCGAACCGTATCTCCGACATCGACGTCCTGGTCCACCTCGCCGGTGACTACGCCCTCGACTCCGACCCGGCCGAGCGGCGCGCCTACAACCTGCGCGCGGCCCAGACGGTGCTGACCGCCAGCGCCGCGGCGCGCGTGCGGCGCGTGGTCCTGGTCACCAGCGCCATGGTGTACGGCGCGGCGCCCGACAACGACGTCCCCCTCGCCGAGGACTCCGCGGTCGCGGCCGAGCCCGACACCGGCGTCGTGGGCGACTACCTGGAGATCGAGGCGCTGGTCCGCAGGGCCTCACGCAGCCACCCGGGGCTCGAGGTCACCGTCGTACGGCCGGCCGCGATCGTCGGGCCCGGCATCGACACCGTCATCACCAGGCACTTCGAGTCGCCGCGGCTGCTGACGGTGAAGGGCTGCTCGCCGCGCTGGCAGTTCTGCCACGTCGACGACCTGCTCTCGGCGCTGGAGCTGGCCGCCAGGGGCGTGGTCACCGGCGTGGTGGCGGTCGGCTCGGAGGGCTGGCTGGAGCAGGAGCAGGTGGAGGAGCTGTCCGGGATCCGCGGCTTCGAGCTGCCCGCCGGCCTCACCTTCGGTACGGCGCAGCGCCTGCACCGGCTCGGCATCACTCCCGCGCCCGCCACGGACCTCCACTACGTCGTCTACCCGTGGGTGGTCGACTGCGCGAACCTGCGCGAGGCGGGGTGGAAGCCCGCGTGGAGCAACGAGGCCGCCCTCGAGCAGCTGCTCGAGCTCCGCGAGAACAGGACGACCGTGGTCGGCAGGCGCCTGCCGGTCAAGGAGGCCACCCTCACCGCCGCCGGCGCGACCGTCGCCGTCATCGGCACCGCCGCGATCGTCAGGCAGGTGCGCAAGAAGCGTAGGCTTTGA
- a CDS encoding zinc-dependent metalloprotease, which yields MTDLPGRENDPNDNPFAMFGNPEQMAQAMRQFADMLSAPQGSGPVNWDMAKNIARHAVVAEGDPSVMEGERRQIVDALELADLWLNEATALPSGVTNPRAWSRSEWIENTVPVWRKLCEPIAERMVETMGGAIGGGNLPPEAQQMAAQLGPLMGMMKQMGGMMVGQQIGQALGSLAREVVGTTDIGLPLSDTAALLPGGVAAFSDGLELPAEEIRLYLALREAAHHRLFQHVPWLRGHLLGAVEEYAKGITVDTSALEEQIRGLDISNPEAIQEALSGGGLLKPEETERQKAALARLETMLALVEGWVGTVVDAAADGKLPSAGALAETVRRRRATGGPAETTFGTLVGLELRPRRLREAAALWQALEADRGIDGRDAVWGHPDLMPTADDLDAPDTFVKGDTAWDISKLEGGED from the coding sequence GTGACTGACCTGCCAGGTCGCGAAAACGACCCCAACGACAACCCGTTCGCCATGTTCGGCAATCCTGAGCAGATGGCTCAGGCGATGCGGCAGTTCGCCGACATGCTGTCGGCGCCGCAGGGCTCAGGCCCTGTCAACTGGGACATGGCCAAGAACATCGCCCGCCACGCGGTGGTCGCCGAGGGCGATCCCAGCGTGATGGAGGGCGAACGCCGCCAGATCGTCGACGCGCTCGAGCTCGCCGACCTCTGGCTCAATGAGGCGACCGCGCTGCCGAGCGGGGTGACCAACCCGCGGGCGTGGAGCCGTTCGGAGTGGATCGAGAACACGGTCCCCGTCTGGCGCAAGCTGTGCGAGCCGATCGCCGAGCGCATGGTCGAGACCATGGGCGGTGCCATCGGCGGCGGCAACTTGCCGCCCGAGGCGCAGCAGATGGCCGCCCAGCTCGGCCCGCTCATGGGCATGATGAAGCAGATGGGCGGCATGATGGTCGGCCAGCAGATCGGCCAGGCCCTCGGCTCGCTCGCCCGCGAGGTAGTCGGCACCACCGACATCGGCCTGCCCCTGTCCGACACCGCGGCGCTGCTGCCGGGCGGCGTGGCCGCCTTCAGCGACGGGCTCGAGCTGCCCGCCGAGGAGATCAGGCTCTATCTGGCGCTGCGCGAGGCCGCGCACCACCGGCTGTTCCAGCACGTCCCGTGGCTGCGCGGGCACCTGCTCGGCGCGGTCGAGGAGTACGCCAAGGGCATCACGGTCGACACCTCCGCGCTGGAGGAGCAGATCCGCGGCCTCGACATCAGCAACCCCGAGGCGATCCAGGAGGCGCTGAGCGGCGGCGGCCTGCTCAAGCCCGAGGAGACCGAGCGGCAGAAGGCCGCCCTGGCCCGCCTCGAGACCATGCTGGCACTGGTCGAGGGCTGGGTCGGCACCGTGGTCGACGCCGCGGCCGACGGCAAGCTGCCCTCCGCGGGAGCGCTGGCCGAGACCGTACGGCGGCGCCGGGCGACCGGCGGCCCCGCGGAGACGACCTTCGGCACGCTGGTCGGCCTGGAGCTGCGGCCCAGGAGGCTACGCGAGGCCGCGGCGCTGTGGCAGGCGCTGGAGGCCGACCGCGGGATCGACGGCCGCGACGCGGTCTGGGGCCACCCCGACCTGATGCCGACGGCCGACGACCTCGACGCCCCCGACACCTTCGTCAAGGGCGACACGGCGTGGGACATCTCCAAGCTCGAGGGCGGCGAGGATTGA
- a CDS encoding NUDIX hydrolase, with amino-acid sequence MTLHRDAVAVLAGWAAPTAEEAELREEFLQHLRTHPDAMKRSCAPGHLTATTAVLSHDGAQVLLTLHPKAGMWLPMGGHCEQSDGSLAGVALREATEESGISGLRLLPGPLALDRHKVWCHPPHSWHLDVEYAAVAPAGAEAVMSDESLDLRWFPVDEIPELSDEATRLLARRGREVLASGSRSLG; translated from the coding sequence TTGACCCTGCACCGCGACGCGGTAGCCGTCCTGGCCGGATGGGCGGCGCCCACCGCGGAGGAGGCGGAGCTGCGTGAGGAGTTCCTTCAGCACCTGCGCACGCACCCCGACGCCATGAAGCGCTCGTGCGCGCCCGGTCACCTCACGGCCACCACCGCCGTGCTCTCGCACGACGGCGCCCAGGTGCTGCTGACGCTGCACCCGAAGGCGGGCATGTGGCTGCCGATGGGCGGCCACTGCGAGCAGTCCGACGGCTCGCTGGCCGGCGTCGCGCTGCGCGAGGCCACCGAGGAGTCGGGGATCTCCGGCCTCAGGCTGCTGCCGGGACCGCTCGCGCTCGACCGGCACAAGGTCTGGTGCCACCCGCCGCACAGCTGGCACCTCGACGTGGAGTACGCGGCCGTCGCGCCCGCCGGCGCGGAGGCCGTCATGAGCGACGAGTCGCTCGACCTGCGCTGGTTCCCCGTCGACGAGATTCCCGAGCTCTCGGACGAGGCCACCAGACTGCTGGCCCGCAGGGGTCGCGAGGTTCTTGCCTCGGGTTCACGCTCGCTTGGCTAG
- a CDS encoding endonuclease/exonuclease/phosphatase family protein — translation MDTVGGTIVTPERRRFPVKTLAWMAVSPFAVWAAARVGGLERGSLTTQLMTATPYAAAGSLIPLLVALAARNRAAAAVALVTSAALGFSVLPRAFGTADAAGGRPLKVLTINMLFGRADTDSIIELVRRLNPDVLSTQELTPDAVERLDAAGLKDLMPHRVLEDEYTAGGSGLYAKHPLTALWNMVPATGHKMPAATLALPGGRPIQIVDVHPFPPLGPHVHDWNAALRALPPASAPADPVRVLAGDFNASLDHAALRGLLARGYKDAADEVGQGLVPTWPANKRIPPIITIDHVLVDSRAGVREVSVHTVPGTDHRAVFASLTVP, via the coding sequence GTGGACACGGTCGGTGGCACCATCGTGACGCCCGAGCGGCGCAGGTTCCCGGTCAAGACGCTCGCCTGGATGGCCGTCTCGCCCTTCGCCGTGTGGGCGGCGGCCAGAGTCGGCGGCCTCGAACGCGGCTCGCTCACCACACAGCTCATGACGGCCACGCCGTACGCGGCCGCGGGTTCCCTGATCCCGCTCCTGGTCGCCCTGGCCGCGCGCAACCGCGCGGCCGCCGCGGTGGCCCTGGTCACGAGCGCCGCCCTGGGCTTCAGCGTGCTCCCCCGAGCCTTCGGTACGGCGGACGCCGCCGGGGGCAGGCCGCTCAAGGTGCTCACGATCAACATGCTGTTCGGCAGGGCCGACACCGACTCGATCATTGAGCTGGTCAGGCGGCTCAACCCCGACGTGCTCTCGACGCAGGAGCTCACCCCCGACGCCGTCGAACGCCTCGACGCCGCCGGGCTGAAAGACCTGATGCCCCACAGGGTGCTGGAGGACGAGTACACCGCGGGCGGCAGCGGCCTCTACGCCAAGCATCCCCTGACGGCGCTGTGGAACATGGTGCCGGCGACGGGGCACAAGATGCCCGCGGCGACGCTGGCGCTGCCCGGCGGCCGGCCGATCCAGATCGTGGACGTGCATCCCTTTCCGCCGCTCGGCCCCCATGTCCACGATTGGAACGCGGCACTGCGGGCGCTGCCGCCGGCGTCGGCCCCTGCCGATCCCGTGCGGGTGCTGGCGGGTGACTTCAACGCGAGCCTCGACCACGCGGCGCTGCGCGGGCTGCTCGCACGCGGCTACAAGGACGCGGCCGACGAGGTGGGCCAGGGACTGGTCCCGACATGGCCGGCCAACAAGCGGATTCCGCCGATCATCACGATCGACCATGTGCTGGTCGACTCGCGGGCGGGGGTGCGTGAGGTCAGCGTGCACACCGTGCCCGGCACCGATCACCGGGCGGTCTTCGCCAGCCTCACCGTGCCGTAG
- a CDS encoding DUF2064 domain-containing protein yields the protein MKDIFAAINADQAAIVSGDAPDLPPLLIGKLFRELGRAELTVCPAEDGGAVAMAAKLPFPGWAAPDLDAEDPVKELRAQAPGRRLVATTPGWHRVRTSGDLNRLDPGLEGWENTRALLGATAR from the coding sequence TTGAAGGACATCTTCGCGGCGATTAATGCCGATCAAGCGGCGATAGTGAGCGGGGACGCTCCCGATCTCCCACCGCTCCTGATCGGAAAGCTCTTCCGCGAACTCGGCAGGGCCGAGCTGACGGTCTGTCCCGCCGAGGACGGCGGCGCGGTCGCCATGGCGGCGAAGCTGCCCTTCCCCGGCTGGGCCGCCCCCGACCTCGACGCCGAAGACCCGGTGAAGGAGCTGCGCGCGCAGGCCCCCGGCCGCCGTCTGGTCGCCACGACGCCGGGCTGGCACCGGGTGCGCACCTCCGGCGACCTCAACCGCCTCGACCCCGGCCTGGAGGGCTGGGAGAACACCAGGGCGCTGCTGGGGGCTACGGCACGGTGA
- a CDS encoding M48 family metallopeptidase, whose translation MPPERVEVRRSSRRRRTVSAYRDGDKTIVLLPAWLSGEDADEWVSRMLDRLAAKEQRRRPTDEGLLERANELSAKYLDGKPQPVSVRWVDNQQHRWGSCTPDSGTIRISTRLKGLPEWVINYVIIHELVHLLVPSHGPDFWALVEQYPKADRARGYLEGFSAAASNPPEEC comes from the coding sequence GTGCCCCCCGAGAGAGTCGAGGTTCGTCGAAGTTCTCGTCGCCGGCGTACGGTCTCCGCGTACCGCGACGGCGACAAGACGATCGTGCTCCTGCCCGCATGGCTGAGCGGCGAGGACGCGGATGAATGGGTGAGCCGGATGCTCGATCGGCTGGCAGCCAAGGAGCAGCGGAGGCGCCCGACCGACGAAGGCCTGCTCGAACGGGCCAACGAGTTGTCGGCGAAATACCTCGACGGCAAGCCCCAGCCGGTCAGTGTCCGCTGGGTCGACAACCAGCAGCACAGATGGGGGTCGTGCACTCCCGACAGCGGCACGATCAGAATCTCGACCCGCCTCAAGGGGCTCCCCGAGTGGGTCATCAACTACGTCATCATTCACGAGCTCGTGCACCTGCTGGTGCCGAGCCATGGCCCTGATTTCTGGGCGCTGGTCGAACAGTATCCCAAGGCGGACCGGGCGCGCGGCTACCTCGAGGGATTCTCCGCCGCGGCCAGCAACCCTCCGGAGGAGTGTTGA